Genomic segment of Iocasia fonsfrigidae:
ATAAATTATTTATTGCCGGTAATTCCTATGCTGGTAGTCAGGATACCAGGTTTGCTGTTGTTCGTTATGGTAATGTTATGGGCAGTAGAGGTAGTGTTATTCCTTTTTTCAGGGAAGAACGAAAAAAGGGAGTCCTTCCCATTACTGATTTGCGAATGACAAGATTCTGGATAACTTTAGAAAAGGGAGTTAAGATGGTTTTGAAGGCTTTAGAGAAGATGGAGGGTGGGGAGATATTTGTTCCCAAGATCCCCAGTATGAAGATTACTGACCTGGCAAATGTGATTGCTCCAGAATGTGAACAAAAAGTTGTCGGAATACGCCCTGGAGAAAAACTCCATGAAGTTTTAATAAGTAGAACCGATGCCCGACATACACTGGAATTTGCTGATTATTACATAATCAAACCTGAATTTACATGGTGGGGTTCCAAAAACCATCAAGATGGGAAACCTCTGGCAGATGGATTTGAATATACCAGTGATAAAAACCAGGAATGGCTTTCTATTGAAGAAATGCAGGAAAAGATAAAAGGGTTATAATCCTTTATAGCTTAAAATGTCTGATGAAGATGTAAAATATATCATTTATACTTGAATATGAAATTAAACCTGTACTTAATGAATATCATGATTTAGTAGAAATGTTACTTAATAGGTGATAATAAATGGTTGATTTATATCAAGAGAATGTAAAATATTTAGATTTTGAACAGTTTAGATGCCTACAGTGTTAATATTACTAGAAAGATTAATTTAATAAAAACTAAAACAGGATTAGAGACAGTTAAGGTTACAATTGAAGAGGATAAAGAAGTTTTTCTTCATAGTGCCTATAATCCTGAAAGCGAGGCAATCAGCAGGCCCTTCCCTTAATAAAAATGTGGACTACTTAACAAGGCTTGATAACAGGGGAGTAATAATTGTAGTTGACACTTCTCTGCCTTTATTGCTGGACAGGGATATCAAACCTGATTTTATTGTAACAACCGAACCAATAAATACTATTTATGAAAAAGTATTTAAAAATTACCCTGAGCTGGATTTGCCTTTATTATACATCCCGGCCACTTCCAACAAATTATACCGGCAGTCAATATACCAAATTTGCTGTTTGTCCATTATGGTAATGTTATGGGAAATAGAGGTTAAATATTAATGAAATAGGAAAATTAATTAAAAAATAAAATTATAGGGATGGGGAATTTATTCATGAAAAAAATAACAATTGGAAATAGAAATATAGGAGATGGGGAACCTGCTTTTATAATAGCTGAAGCTGGGAGTAATCATAACGGAGATATTAATCTGGCAAAAGAATTAATTGATATTGCAGTAAATGCTAAGGTAGATGCAATAAAATTTCAGACATTTACAGGGGAGACCCTATTTAAAGAAAATTTAGAAGCACAAAAGATAGTAGAAAAATATAAATTACCATTAGAGTGGCATAAAGAATTAAAGGATTATGCAGAAAATAATGATATTATTTTTATGACAACTCCATTTTATCCCGAAGCTGTGGGAATGGCAGAAAAACTTAATATAGATGCTTATAAAATAGCTTCAGGGGATTTAACGTATTATTCTTTATTAGAACTAATTGCAGAGAAGAGGAAACCTATAATTTTATCAACTGGTATTTCCAATTTGTTTGAAGTTGAGAAAGCAGTAGAGAAAATATACAGTCGAGGAAATGAAGAAATTATCTTATTACATTGTGTTTCTAATTACCCAACAGATCCCAAAAATGTAAATCTAAAAGTTATAAGTACTTTAAAAAATAAATTTAATATACCGGTTGGTTTTTCTGACCATACTATGGGTATTGAAGTGTCAATTGCAGCAATTGCAATGGGGGCCAATGTAATTGAAAAGCATTTTACAATTTCTAGAGATATGGAAGGTATGGACCATTTTTATGCTCTGGAACCAGATGAGTTAAAGAATATGGTTGATGGTATTCGTAAAATAGAATTAGCAATGGGCCATGGACAGAAAGAGCCGGCTGAAGAAGAAATTCCAGAGGTTTATTTTGCTAGAAGAGGAATCTATGCAGCTAAAAATATTAAAAAAGATGATAGGATTTCTTTTAAAGACTTAAAATTTGTCCGGCCAGTAGATGGTATTAATGCTCAATATTATAAGATAGTTATTGGAAAAATAGCTTCCAAGGATATTAAAATGAATCAAGCAATTAACTGGAACCTTCTAAAGTAAAAGATAGAGGATGAGAAATATGCTAAAGGGGAAAAAGGCTATTGCTTTAATTCAAGCCAGGGCCTCTTCTACTAGATTACCTATGAAGCAATTTAGATATATTGGTCATAAAAGAGTAATAGATTGGATTGTTGATAGACTACTGAGTATAGAGGAATTTGATAAGATTATTATTTCAACTAGTTATAAAAAAACTGATAGTATATTTGTTAATTATGCAGATGAAAAAGGAATTGATGTTTTTCGTTATAAAGGAGATATTAATGATGTGGTAGGTCGACATTATTATGCTGCTAAAAAATATGATGCAGATTATATTACTGTGATTTCTGGAGATTGTCCGTTAATTGATAAACAATTTATAAAAAAACAATTATATAAAATATCACAAGGCTATGAATACATAAGGCCTGCTGGAAAAGAATGGTTCCATGAAGGTGTTGATACCTATAGTTGGGGTTGTTTTGAGTTTTTGAATAATGAGATTAAAAGTAAATATACCAGAGAGAATTTTGGAATAAATTTAAGAAAAAATCCTGATTTGGCTAAAATAGGTTTAGTGGATATTAAAGATGTTTTTTCAAAAAAATTATGCAGAATTTCAGTAGATAATATGGCTGACCTGAGGTTTATGAATGCGCTATATCGAGAGTTAGATGAAAAAGATAAAAAATTTAATCTCTTGAATGTAGTGGAACTACTTAAGGATAAACCTGGTTTATTAAATATTAATAATCATGTAGAGCAGAAGCAGAAGGATGATAAAACTTATCGTTTCGTTATTAAAACTGAAGCTAGTCAAAAAATAGGTCTAGGTCATATTAAGCGTATGATGGTTTTAGGTAAGTATTTAAATGAAAATAAGAATAATGGAGTATTTTATTTAATTAATAATGATTTGTTAGCTAAAGATATTTTAGAAAAGGAAGGGTATATTTATGATTATAAAATTGCTTCTAGTCAAGAAGAACTTATAAAAGAAGTTAATTTTTATAATGCTGATATTTTAATAATAGACGTTCAAAATTTAGAAAACATGAAATATCATTTCGAAAAGATTAAAAAAAATACATCTTTAAAGAAAATTATATTAGTTGATAAATATATAGAGAGTGATAATGTTGGTTTATTTATAATGCAAGGTATACAAAGTGATAAAATTTTAAATAATGTAAAAAATAATGAAAAAGTAATATCAGGTTTGAAAACTGTATTTGTTTCTCAAAAATTAAAAAAAATTGAAGAGAGTAAGGAAAAATTAAAAAATAAAATTGTTATTTCTTTTGGAGGAACAGATATATATAATGTGACGACAACTGTACTTAAAGTATTAAAAGAGATTAAAATAGATAAAGACTATAAATTTTCAATAATTTTAGGTCCATATTTTAATCACCATAAAAAATTAAACAAAGAGTTAGAATTATTCCCTTATGATTATGAGATAATTAATAGTCCTCAGAGTATTATTTCTATAATCAAAGAGGCTAAGTTAGGTATAGTTTACTATGGGGTTACTTTTTATGAATTTAAATATTTAGGAATACCAACAATTGATGTAATCCCAGGAAAAGAATATTGTGATGAATTTAATAAGTTAGAAATGTTGGGATTAGGTCATTCTGTTGGTGTGCATAATAATATAAATAAAAATTCTTTTAATAAGTATATAAACAATATTGATAATTTAAAGAGTCCAAATTATTCAATTGGTGATTTGGAATATGTCTATTCTAAAATGATTTCAGAAATTGAAGGGGATTAAAATGAAAAAAGTAAATTGTGATTTATGTGGCAAAAATAGTTATAAGATTTTAGGCAAAGCAAGTGAAAATATTTTAGTTAAGTGTAAATTATGTGGTCATATTTATATGCCTTATCGGCCGACTAAAGAAGAGATGATAGAAATATATAATGAAGATTATTTTGGAGAAATGTATATAAATGGCAACGAGAAGGCGGATTATAACTACTTGGAAGATAAGCCTAATATATTGAAGTTTGTAAAAAAAAGATTTGCTACAATACATAAATACAAAAAACCAGGTAAAATTTTAGATATTGGCTGTGCTATGGGTTTTTATCTTGAGTATGCTCAAAAAGTAGGTTGGGATGTTTATGGCATAGAAATTTCTGAATATGCGGCAAACTATGCTAAAGAATTATTAGGTAATAGAAAAGTTTATAATAAAGCAATTGAAGATATTAAATTTAAAAAAAATTATTTTGATGTCATTACTATGTGGTTAGTATTTGAGCATATGGTTGACCCAATTAGTACTTTGAAAAAAATATTTAAGTGGTTAAAGCCAGATGGGATTTTAGGAATCAAAGTACCTAATGGAGATGGCATAACTTTTAGAAGTAATTTAAATAAATGGATTATTCAACATCCAGCAGATCATTATTGTGATTATACCCCTGATACTTTAGAAAGAATTATGTCTCAGATAGGATTTGAATTGCTTGAATACGAAACTGAGGGAATTTACCTTGAACGGTTAACTGATAAGGAAGCTTGGTTAAAAAGTAATGAAATTATAGATTTTTATAATAATACTGCTAAAAAAGTTAATATTGGGGATTCACTTGTAATGTTTTTTAAAAAGATTGGAGAGGAAAAGAATTATGGATGAAAAATAAATTTTTTTGCATATTCTTAAAACTGGAGGAACTACATTACACAGTATTATCACAAGGAATTATGAGAATGATAGGATTTGTAATGTAGATGCTTGTTATAGGAAAGAGTCAATTAGTCATTTTAAAAATTGCTCGATTGAAATGATAGATAACTATGATTGCCTAAAAGGCCACATGGGTTTTGGGTTACACAAATACTTTAAAAGTAAGGCAAGATATATAACTATTTTAAGAGACCATTGAAAGGGTTATTTCTTATTTTTATCACTTGAAAAGATAAGGTAGACCACAGTCTTTCTAAAATAATTAAAAAAACATGTCTCTCGAAGATTTTGTTAATAGTGAATTAACCCATGAGATATATAATGGACAGACCAGAAGCATAGCATCTAGTGATGGTTTTATTATTGATTTAAAAAGTAAAAGAAGACTAACAGAAAGTGATTTAGAAAGAGTAAAATTAAATTTAGATGAACATTTTTCTTTTGTTGGGATATTAAGTGAGTTTGATATGTCACTATTAATATTAAAGAAAATATTTTCTTGGGATAATATTAATTATTTTAAAAGAAACGTTTCTAAAAATAAACCAGATAATTTTAATGTTAGTTTTAATACTAAAGAGATAATAAGAAATAAAAATTTATTAGATATAGAATTATATAATTATGCTAAAAAATTATTTTATGAATCAGTAATTAAATATAAAGATCATATTGAAGATAATATAAGTGAATTTAAAGAATTACAATTAAAATATCAAAATTTATATAATCGGTATAGAAAAGAAAAAATGGCAAGTATAATTGAAACATTTCTAAAATAAACGAAAACTTAAAAATAGTTATTTATGGTGCTGGAGAACATACTTTGAAGCTACTAGAACTAACTGACTTACCTAAGAAAAATATACAATTCATTATTGATTCATACAAAACTAATTTTAAAGTAAATAAATATGAGGTAAAAAAACCAGAGAAATTAAAAAAGCTAGATGTAGATATAGTTATTGTTTCTTCATTTAGGTTTCAAAATGAAATAGTTAAATATTTGAAAGATAAGTTAAACTTTAATGGTAAATTTATTACTTTATATAATGAAAATGGTTTTGAACCTTTTTATCAGGTGTAAGATAGAAAAGGAGTGATTATAATTAAAAAAATAACGTTTGCTGGTGCTTATGGAATTAACAGTATTGGTGATGAGGCAGGGGCTTTTTTTATTGCTAATAGCTTGAGAGAGATTTATAATGAGAAGATTTTTTTTTCTATTTTAGATAGGCATGCTAATTTAAAACAATATGAACAATATGCCTTTAAATCTGTTCAAAATTTAGAGTATAATAGTAAAGAGGAGAGTATAGGAAAATGGTTTAGGGGATTTAATTATGGAGATGATAAAGGGGTTTTAATAAATATTGTTAAAGAAATAAAGAACAGTGATTTATTAATAATTGGATTAGGAAATTTATTGTTAGATATTACTATAGATTTATTTCGAGGTCCAATTCCATATTATGAGGTTTTAAGTCGGATTGCTACTTTACATGAAGTGCCAATTATGTTATATGGTTTATCTATTGGACCTTTGAGTACGGAATATGGTAAATTATTAACTAAATCAATATTAAAACAAGCAACTATAAAAACAGTTAGGGACAAAAAATCTTTAGCTTTAATTAAAAAGTTAGGGATTAATAATAGCGATGTACATCTGCTTCCTGATCCAGTAGTAGGTATCAAAGCTAATAAAATTGATAAATCAATAAAAAGAAAATATATTGGTGTTTCAGTTAGGAGTCTAGCATATAAAGGGGATGAGGAACTTAATAAAAGATATGAAAAAAGCATCTTAAAGATAGTTCAATATTTCCTTGGTTATCTTGATTTTGAAGTAGTTTTTATTCCTCATTGTACTTATGAATTTGGGGGAGATGAACAAAATGATATTATTATTTCCAAAAGAATTTTAGAACAATTAACTAATAAAGATAGGGCTTCTGTATTATCTAAAGAAAAAGCGAGATCAATACCAGATGTGTTAAATGTTTATTCAAAGTGTGCATTTTCTATTTCTACCAGATTACATTCTAATATTTTTGCAGCTATAACATCAACACCGATGATCTCTATTAATTATAACCCTAAAGTTAAAGGATTTATTGAGTGGTTAGGTCTACAGGACTATTGTTTAGAATTAAATGACGTAGATTATAGTAATCTAAAAGAAAAAGTTGAAAATTTAATTGGTAAAATTGATATAGAAAGAGAAATAATTAAAAATAAGATTTTAGAAGGAAAAGAAGAGACAGATGAATATATAAATTTAGTAGTTGATATTTTGGAAGGAGCTACTAATATATGAAAGAAAATAAGAGCATTTTGATTATTGGAGCGGGAGAAGGTCAATTGCCTGCAATAAAGCAAGCTAAAGATATGGGCTTATATGTAGTTTCTGTAGATTATAATCCTAATTCTATTGGGTTTAAGTATTCTGATGAATATAAGGTAATAAGTACTAAAGATATAGATAGAGTTGTTGATTTTGCTGTTAAATTTAATAAAAGAAAAATCCTAAATGGTGTAATGACCTGTGGGGCTGAGGTGGCAGAAACTGTATCAGCAGTAGCCGATAGTTTGAAGTTACCGGGAGTTCCTGTGGAAGTAGCTAAAAATGCTACAGATAAACTTAGAAGAATTCAGATTTTTAAAGAACAAGAAGTACCTTCTCCTGATTTTTTCTATATTAATTCAATTAATGATATTGAAAAATTTAACAATAAAATTAATTATCCTGTGGTAGTCAAACCTATAGATAAAGCAGGAGCTAAAGGTGTAAAACGATGTAATAATTATTTAGATTTAAAAGAAAATATTAAAGAAGCTCAATCCTCATCAGGTAATCCTACTATTTTAATAGAAGAATATTTTGCAGGTCCTGAGATTAGTACAGAAGCTATAGTTTATAATGGTAAAATATATACAACAGGATTTGCTGACCGTAATTATGATAAAAAGAAATTATTTGCACCATATTTTATTGAAGATGGCCATACTATTCCTTCAGTATTATCTGAAGAAATGCAGGAAAAAGTAATTTCAGTTACTGAAAAAGCAATTAAAGCTTTAGGGATTAAATGGGGGGTGGCAAAAGGTGATATTATTATTCATGATGGTGAACCAAGGGTTTTAGAGATGGCTGCTAGGCTAAGTGGAGGAAGATTTGCTACTGATATGGTTCCTTTAGCTACAGGTATTGATATAGTTAAAGTGTTAATAAAGATTAGTATTGGTGAAGAGATCAATCCTGAAGAGGAATTAACTCCTAAATTCAATAAAGGTGCTGCTCAAAGATTTTTTTTGCATACAGATTCTGGAGTTGTTAAATGTTTGGAAGGAATTACAGAAGCTAGAAATAGTAGAGGTATATATGATTTAGCAATTGAAAAAAATATTAAGAAAGGTGATAAAATAGAAATAATTAGAAGTCATCATGATAGATTATTGCATGTGATTGCAACGGGAAAGGATAGGAAAGAAGCTGTTAATAATGCTGAAAATGCTATTTCAAAAATAAAGATTAAATTTACCAAAGAATAATGGAGGTATATAATGGTTGATGTACTTATCATAGGAGCAGGAATGTATGTTTGTGGAAGAGGAACAGATACTTATGGAACGATATTGCCTGCAGTAATGGAAGCAAAAAAACAAGGATATGTAGGAAAAATATCAGTAGTTTCTACCTGTAAGAAGTCGGTTGGTTTTCTTAGCCAAAAATTAAAAGAAATAAATAGACTAATGGGTACAAATATTAATATAGATACTTATCCAAAGGAAGGAAAAGATAGATTTTCTTATCGAAATGCTTTAGATAATTTAAGTGACGGTAGTTGTGTAATTTTATCAGTTCCTGACCATTTGCACTATCAAATTGCTAAAGAGCTAATTGAAGCTAAGAAAAATAATTTAGTGGTAAAACCATTAACATCAAAAGTAGATGAAAATATAGAATTAATAAAATTAGCAAATAAAAATAATGTATATGGAGCTGTAGAATTTCATAAGAGATATGACTTGGCAAATTTAAAAGTTAAAAAAATTATTAATGATGGAAATATAGGCGATTTATTATATACGATAGTAGAATATAGCCAAAGAAAGATTATGCCAGAAGAAATGTTTAAAAATTGGATAAAAGAAACAAATATATTTCAATATTTAGCTGTTCATTATGTTGATATAATTTATTTTATCACAAGGGCTAAACCGCTTAGAGTATCAGCGGTTGGACAGATGAATTCGTTAGCTAATAAAGGAATTAATACATATGATTCTATTCAAGCAATATTAGAGTGGGAAAATACTGAAGGTAAACTTTTTACATCAACATTTTTGGTCAATTGGATTGACCCTTCTCAAACTTCTGCTATGTCTTATCAGTCGATTAAATTCATTGGTACTGAAGGGAGATATGAAAGCGACCAAAAAAATCGAGGAAATCAAGTAATTACTGAAGATGGTATTGAAGATATTAACCCTTACTTTACCCAAATTTATCCAACTGCAGAGGGTTTTGAAGAATTTAGAGGTTATGGAATTGATAGTATTTTGACATTCATTAAAGACTGTAATGATTTAAATAACAAGGAAGTAAGTGTAAATGAACTACAAAGTAAAAGACCTTCATTTAGTGAAGCTCTTATATCTACTGCTGTTGTTGAAGCAACAAACAGAAGTCTAATGGACAATGGAAGATGGAAAAAAATAGAATTGCCTGTTGTAAAATAATTATACTTAATTAAGGGGATTTTCTATGAAAAAATTATACCTATATACTGCATTTCATTTTAATTTAGCTTTTTCCTCTATTCCCGAAGAACAATATCCATTAGTAATAGATTATTGTTACTGGCCCATATTAGAACTTTTAGAAGAATTCCCAGAGCTTAAGTTGGGCCTGGAATTTTCCGGTGAGACTTTAGAGGCTATTGCTAAAATTGATCATACTTATATTGAACAGTTAAAAGAACATATAGGAAATGGACAGGCTGAATTAATAGGGGCAGGCTATAGTCAAATAATTGCACCATTGTGGCCAGAAAAAATCAACTTTAAAAATTTAGCCATAGGGAATAAAGTATATAAAGATCTTTTGGGTTTAACACCCAAAAGTGCCTATATTAATGAACAGATTTTTTCAAATGGAAATGTAGATTTATATCTAGAAAATGGATATGAGAATATAATCATGGAGTTTAATAATAGTGCAATTTATAATAACTTTGCTAAAGAAGTCCCTTATCAGTCTCACAAACTAAAAGGAGAGATTGGGGAAATAAATTTAGTATGGAATAATTCTATAGCTTTTCAAAAGTTTCAGCAGTATATATTTGCTTGGATAGAGAAAGAGGAATATTTAGATTATATATTATCACATTATAATTCTGAAGGAGATAGGAGTTTTCTATTATATGGTTCTGATGTAGAGATATTTGATTATAAGCCAGGAGACTATGATTATCGTTTCTTTAGTCAGAGTAATAAAGAGATTAAAAAAATATATGATTTAATAGATACCTTACTTAAAAATGAAAAAGTAGAATTAGTAATACCTAATTATGTAGCAGAGAATTTTAATTCAGATCAAATTATTGAACTTGGGACAAGCGAGTACCCTTTAATATGTAAAAAGCAACCTAAGTATAATGCAGTACGATGGGCTGTTTCAGGAATTGAAGATACAAAGATTAATACTAAATGCTATCAAATATATAATAAAATAAATCAGAATGAATTTATTAATCCAGATAATATCGGTAGTAATGAATGGAAGGAAATGGTCTATTTATGTGGTAGTGATTTTAGAACTAAAACTACCGAAGATAAGATATCAATGTTTCATGAAAAAGCAGGAGCTATTTCTCAAAAGTTAGATAAAAATATTAACTATTATAAAAGTCGAAATTCTAAAGAAGAAGAAATTTTTATTATTAATTTTAACAAAGAGCTTTGGTCAGAAGGTTTGCCTTATGAAGTAAAGTTAAAATTTGATAAAGGGAAATTTTATTATAATGATTTAAATGTTTTAGCAGAC
This window contains:
- a CDS encoding 6-hydroxymethylpterin diphosphokinase MptE-like protein, with the translated sequence MKRIKKFFFIVPIILKARQSAGPSLNKNVDYLTRLDNRGVIIVVDTSLPLLLDRDIKPDFIVTTEPINTIYEKVFKNYPELDLPLLYIPATSNKLYRQSIYQICCLSIMVMLWEIEVKY
- a CDS encoding polysaccharide pyruvyl transferase family protein yields the protein MIIIKKITFAGAYGINSIGDEAGAFFIANSLREIYNEKIFFSILDRHANLKQYEQYAFKSVQNLEYNSKEESIGKWFRGFNYGDDKGVLINIVKEIKNSDLLIIGLGNLLLDITIDLFRGPIPYYEVLSRIATLHEVPIMLYGLSIGPLSTEYGKLLTKSILKQATIKTVRDKKSLALIKKLGINNSDVHLLPDPVVGIKANKIDKSIKRKYIGVSVRSLAYKGDEELNKRYEKSILKIVQYFLGYLDFEVVFIPHCTYEFGGDEQNDIIISKRILEQLTNKDRASVLSKEKARSIPDVLNVYSKCAFSISTRLHSNIFAAITSTPMISINYNPKVKGFIEWLGLQDYCLELNDVDYSNLKEKVENLIGKIDIEREIIKNKILEGKEETDEYINLVVDILEGATNI
- a CDS encoding N-acetylneuraminate synthase family protein; protein product: MKKITIGNRNIGDGEPAFIIAEAGSNHNGDINLAKELIDIAVNAKVDAIKFQTFTGETLFKENLEAQKIVEKYKLPLEWHKELKDYAENNDIIFMTTPFYPEAVGMAEKLNIDAYKIASGDLTYYSLLELIAEKRKPIILSTGISNLFEVEKAVEKIYSRGNEEIILLHCVSNYPTDPKNVNLKVISTLKNKFNIPVGFSDHTMGIEVSIAAIAMGANVIEKHFTISRDMEGMDHFYALEPDELKNMVDGIRKIELAMGHGQKEPAEEEIPEVYFARRGIYAAKNIKKDDRISFKDLKFVRPVDGINAQYYKIVIGKIASKDIKMNQAINWNLLK
- a CDS encoding cytidylyltransferase domain-containing protein, which produces MLKGKKAIALIQARASSTRLPMKQFRYIGHKRVIDWIVDRLLSIEEFDKIIISTSYKKTDSIFVNYADEKGIDVFRYKGDINDVVGRHYYAAKKYDADYITVISGDCPLIDKQFIKKQLYKISQGYEYIRPAGKEWFHEGVDTYSWGCFEFLNNEIKSKYTRENFGINLRKNPDLAKIGLVDIKDVFSKKLCRISVDNMADLRFMNALYRELDEKDKKFNLLNVVELLKDKPGLLNINNHVEQKQKDDKTYRFVIKTEASQKIGLGHIKRMMVLGKYLNENKNNGVFYLINNDLLAKDILEKEGYIYDYKIASSQEELIKEVNFYNADILIIDVQNLENMKYHFEKIKKNTSLKKIILVDKYIESDNVGLFIMQGIQSDKILNNVKNNEKVISGLKTVFVSQKLKKIEESKEKLKNKIVISFGGTDIYNVTTTVLKVLKEIKIDKDYKFSIILGPYFNHHKKLNKELELFPYDYEIINSPQSIISIIKEAKLGIVYYGVTFYEFKYLGIPTIDVIPGKEYCDEFNKLEMLGLGHSVGVHNNINKNSFNKYINNIDNLKSPNYSIGDLEYVYSKMISEIEGD
- a CDS encoding Gfo/Idh/MocA family protein; amino-acid sequence: MVDVLIIGAGMYVCGRGTDTYGTILPAVMEAKKQGYVGKISVVSTCKKSVGFLSQKLKEINRLMGTNINIDTYPKEGKDRFSYRNALDNLSDGSCVILSVPDHLHYQIAKELIEAKKNNLVVKPLTSKVDENIELIKLANKNNVYGAVEFHKRYDLANLKVKKIINDGNIGDLLYTIVEYSQRKIMPEEMFKNWIKETNIFQYLAVHYVDIIYFITRAKPLRVSAVGQMNSLANKGINTYDSIQAILEWENTEGKLFTSTFLVNWIDPSQTSAMSYQSIKFIGTEGRYESDQKNRGNQVITEDGIEDINPYFTQIYPTAEGFEEFRGYGIDSILTFIKDCNDLNNKEVSVNELQSKRPSFSEALISTAVVEATNRSLMDNGRWKKIELPVVK
- a CDS encoding ATP-grasp domain-containing protein, whose amino-acid sequence is MKENKSILIIGAGEGQLPAIKQAKDMGLYVVSVDYNPNSIGFKYSDEYKVISTKDIDRVVDFAVKFNKRKILNGVMTCGAEVAETVSAVADSLKLPGVPVEVAKNATDKLRRIQIFKEQEVPSPDFFYINSINDIEKFNNKINYPVVVKPIDKAGAKGVKRCNNYLDLKENIKEAQSSSGNPTILIEEYFAGPEISTEAIVYNGKIYTTGFADRNYDKKKLFAPYFIEDGHTIPSVLSEEMQEKVISVTEKAIKALGIKWGVAKGDIIIHDGEPRVLEMAARLSGGRFATDMVPLATGIDIVKVLIKISIGEEINPEEELTPKFNKGAAQRFFLHTDSGVVKCLEGITEARNSRGIYDLAIEKNIKKGDKIEIIRSHHDRLLHVIATGKDRKEAVNNAENAISKIKIKFTKE
- the pseB gene encoding UDP-N-acetylglucosamine 4,6-dehydratase (inverting); translated protein: MIDGMTVLVTGGTGSFGKKFTKMILDKYNVEKLIILSRDELKQSQMKAEFNDPRLRFFIGDVRDKERLYRAFDGVDIVVHAAALKRVPECEYNPFEAIKTNVLGAQNIIDAAIDKEVKRVVALSTDKAANPVNLYGATKLCSDKLFIAGNSYAGSQDTRFAVVRYGNVMGSRGSVIPFFREERKKGVLPITDLRMTRFWITLEKGVKMVLKALEKMEGGEIFVPKIPSMKITDLANVIAPECEQKVVGIRPGEKLHEVLISRTDARHTLEFADYYIIKPEFTWWGSKNHQDGKPLADGFEYTSDKNQEWLSIEEMQEKIKGL
- a CDS encoding class I SAM-dependent methyltransferase produces the protein MKKVNCDLCGKNSYKILGKASENILVKCKLCGHIYMPYRPTKEEMIEIYNEDYFGEMYINGNEKADYNYLEDKPNILKFVKKRFATIHKYKKPGKILDIGCAMGFYLEYAQKVGWDVYGIEISEYAANYAKELLGNRKVYNKAIEDIKFKKNYFDVITMWLVFEHMVDPISTLKKIFKWLKPDGILGIKVPNGDGITFRSNLNKWIIQHPADHYCDYTPDTLERIMSQIGFELLEYETEGIYLERLTDKEAWLKSNEIIDFYNNTAKKVNIGDSLVMFFKKIGEEKNYG